Proteins from a genomic interval of Sinobacterium caligoides:
- a CDS encoding ABC transporter permease → MNFWRLLRCELKAILSESAIVLTVFGGLLLYSVLYPLPYLNQTTTEQPTVLVDLDQSNLSRRLGRYLDATPQISINHRATSLNEAQALIASDQSRGVVVIPKNFKRDLLRAKSPTVAIAANANYMLVYSAIAEGAVKANLAISKEVKGAILLAKGGQSTAVGIAIDPIELSSVPIFNLNLGYLGYLVPALFVLLLHQTLLIGTGILGASQWRQAGYWREVSAWQLVLARCCAFGLIYSGFSLYYFGWCFYLYDVSRLAGIAELLLLVLPWLLASTAFGICLSSAFQRRDRPTQFYVIVSMPILFVSGFVWPSALIPDWLVTASYAIPAIPAIHAMLQLNQMGGAWVDSLPYWLGLWLMFVIYGLAACWLVGRRQSIAPPETAA, encoded by the coding sequence ATGAACTTCTGGCGACTGCTACGCTGTGAACTCAAGGCCATTCTCTCGGAGAGTGCGATCGTACTGACTGTCTTCGGCGGCTTGTTATTGTATTCGGTGCTCTATCCACTGCCCTATCTCAACCAGACCACCACGGAGCAACCAACGGTGCTGGTCGATCTTGACCAGAGTAATCTCAGCCGCCGTCTCGGCCGCTACCTCGACGCCACCCCTCAGATCAGCATTAATCATCGCGCCACCAGTCTGAATGAAGCGCAGGCCCTCATCGCCAGCGATCAGAGCCGCGGCGTCGTGGTTATCCCGAAGAACTTCAAACGCGACTTGCTACGCGCCAAGTCACCCACCGTCGCCATCGCCGCTAACGCGAATTATATGTTGGTGTATTCCGCCATCGCCGAAGGAGCGGTGAAAGCCAACTTGGCGATCAGCAAAGAGGTCAAGGGCGCTATCCTGCTCGCCAAAGGAGGCCAGAGCACCGCCGTCGGCATTGCCATCGACCCCATCGAACTGAGCAGCGTCCCCATCTTCAATCTCAACCTCGGCTACCTGGGCTACCTGGTTCCCGCCCTGTTTGTCTTGCTCCTACATCAGACACTCTTGATCGGCACCGGTATCTTGGGCGCCAGCCAGTGGCGCCAGGCGGGCTATTGGCGCGAAGTCAGTGCCTGGCAGTTGGTGCTCGCCCGCTGCTGTGCTTTCGGCCTCATCTACAGTGGCTTCTCGCTGTATTATTTTGGCTGGTGTTTTTACCTCTACGACGTCTCGCGCCTCGCCGGCATCGCCGAGTTACTGCTACTGGTGCTGCCCTGGCTGCTAGCCAGCACCGCCTTCGGCATCTGCCTGAGCAGTGCCTTCCAACGTCGTGACCGCCCCACCCAGTTTTACGTCATCGTTTCCATGCCGATACTCTTCGTCAGTGGCTTCGTCTGGCCCAGCGCGCTGATTCCCGATTGGCTCGTCACCGCCAGCTACGCCATACCGGCGATACCGGCAATACACGCCATGCTCCAGCTCAACCAGATGGGCGGCGCCTGGGTCGACTCCCTACCCTACTGGCTAGGACTGTGGCTGATGTTTGTCATCTATGGCCTAGCGGCCTGTTGGCTGGTCGGACGACGACAATCCATCGCGCCCCCTGAAACGGCGGCGTGA
- a CDS encoding AraC family transcriptional regulator translates to MHRQKLSSLPSLGTTSMPPVWQFLQAARHRNIVLSEALQNADITFPTLYEADARLDGERFQQLLAYLVEQVEAPLFGLYSARFVQPDRFYIIGQIGLNAVNLSQALREALPLERLVGDMGVTELREHPEGLKMVWRCQYSHPLVVPELIDNVLASWLNFARLLLDDTEGSPVEVRLQRPQPSRAACRQYREVFGCAVHFAQNEDALVIAREHLTRPLPSANQQRLAQLKASARLGLEHIGEEDQLSLQAARVMRQMMPQGKLRREQVAEQLGLGGRSLQRGLLREGASYQQLLDQVRREMADYWLTCSGLSMEEVALQLGFSDGRVFFRAYRQWAGQTPGATRSASRRRFRGRDGLSSSDQPTGR, encoded by the coding sequence ATGCACAGGCAAAAGCTATCCTCTTTACCTTCCCTCGGCACGACGTCGATGCCGCCGGTGTGGCAGTTTCTGCAGGCGGCCAGACACCGAAATATCGTGCTTAGCGAGGCACTGCAGAATGCTGATATTACGTTTCCCACACTCTATGAGGCAGATGCACGGCTCGATGGTGAACGCTTTCAGCAGTTACTGGCCTACCTGGTCGAGCAGGTGGAAGCGCCGTTGTTTGGGCTCTACAGCGCGCGTTTCGTGCAACCGGATCGTTTTTATATCATCGGTCAGATCGGTCTTAACGCTGTCAACTTGAGTCAGGCTCTACGAGAGGCGCTGCCGCTCGAGCGTTTGGTGGGCGACATGGGGGTCACCGAGCTGCGTGAGCACCCCGAGGGCCTGAAGATGGTGTGGCGATGCCAGTACAGTCACCCTCTGGTGGTTCCCGAGTTGATCGATAATGTGTTGGCTTCCTGGCTCAATTTTGCCCGTCTATTGCTCGATGATACCGAGGGGAGCCCGGTGGAGGTGCGACTACAACGCCCGCAGCCGAGTCGTGCGGCGTGTCGGCAATATCGCGAGGTGTTTGGCTGCGCGGTGCACTTTGCGCAAAATGAAGACGCCTTGGTGATCGCTCGAGAGCATCTGACTCGACCACTGCCCTCGGCCAATCAGCAGCGCCTCGCGCAGTTGAAGGCCAGCGCGAGACTGGGGCTGGAGCATATCGGCGAAGAGGATCAGCTGTCGTTGCAGGCTGCTAGGGTGATGCGCCAGATGATGCCGCAGGGTAAGTTGCGGCGCGAACAGGTGGCGGAGCAACTTGGCTTGGGTGGTCGTAGTTTACAGCGAGGTCTGCTTCGCGAGGGGGCAAGCTATCAGCAGCTGCTCGACCAGGTGCGCCGTGAGATGGCGGACTACTGGCTGACCTGCAGTGGTTTATCGATGGAAGAAGTCGCCCTTCAGCTTGGCTTCAGCGATGGGCGGGTCTTTTTTCGTGCCTATCGACAGTGGGCAGGGCAGACGCCGGGGGCGACACGGTCAGCCTCACGCCGCCGTTTCAGGGGGCGCGATGGATTGTCGTCGTCCGACCAGCCAACAGGCCGCTAG
- a CDS encoding FAD-binding oxidoreductase, which yields MSASQQDNRPWNGWGDKDKSLALSADGIAYIKRQVGTAPPLANATLEQALASVPESKLAPNPLYSLDRELRLRHARGQSLPDWLAMKSGRFEVFPDAVAFPRSSEEIRQLMTAAKQQGWQLIPYGGGTSVVGHITPCASDKPIVTVSLSKINRLLDLDRVDQIATFGAGVNGPFLEAQLQAHGYTLGHFPQSFELSTLGGWVVTRSSGQQSLKYGRIENLFAGGQIETFNGSVDIPTLPASSAGPDWRQLVLGSEGHLGILTEAKVKISRLPEEEFFGVAFMPNWQQGIDCAREIIQQRLPLSMLRVSNTVETTTQLFLSASESQRQWLSRLLKLRGVGDDKCMLVYGITGDKRANRAHYRQLKRLLRQFGGVNTGQHLGKKWAQKRFTFPYLRETLWQMGYAIDTLETATNWSNVAPLTEKIESSLRSGLEPFGSKAHVFTHLSHLYGDGASIYTTYLFPVADSYDETYRRWQRLKQSTSRLIVDNNATISHQHGVGADHAPYLPREKGEHVITSLRHCFDYFDPEQQLNPGKLFKALDNTPPSSTSEANTHQSSSPDASVQQELQLTESSQ from the coding sequence ATGAGTGCATCACAGCAAGACAATCGGCCGTGGAACGGTTGGGGCGACAAAGACAAGAGTCTGGCACTATCCGCCGACGGCATCGCCTACATCAAGCGCCAAGTCGGCACTGCTCCCCCCTTAGCGAACGCCACGCTCGAGCAAGCCCTTGCTAGTGTCCCCGAATCAAAGCTGGCGCCGAATCCACTCTATAGCCTCGACCGCGAACTCCGCCTGCGCCACGCCCGTGGTCAAAGCCTGCCCGATTGGCTGGCAATGAAGAGCGGTCGCTTCGAGGTCTTCCCCGACGCTGTCGCCTTTCCCCGCAGCAGCGAGGAGATACGTCAACTGATGACGGCGGCCAAACAGCAGGGCTGGCAACTCATCCCCTACGGCGGTGGCACTTCCGTGGTCGGCCACATCACCCCCTGCGCCTCCGACAAGCCCATTGTCACCGTCTCGCTGAGCAAGATTAACCGCCTACTCGACCTCGATAGGGTCGATCAAATCGCCACTTTCGGTGCCGGTGTCAACGGCCCCTTCCTCGAGGCACAACTACAGGCACACGGCTATACTCTAGGCCACTTCCCACAGTCTTTTGAGCTTTCCACCCTGGGCGGCTGGGTCGTCACCCGCTCCAGCGGCCAACAGTCGCTGAAATACGGTCGCATCGAAAACCTGTTTGCCGGCGGTCAGATAGAAACCTTCAACGGCAGCGTCGACATCCCCACCCTGCCAGCATCCTCTGCCGGCCCCGATTGGCGGCAGCTGGTACTCGGCTCCGAGGGCCACCTCGGTATCCTGACGGAGGCCAAGGTCAAGATCAGCCGGCTACCAGAAGAGGAGTTCTTCGGCGTCGCCTTCATGCCCAACTGGCAACAGGGTATCGACTGCGCCCGCGAGATTATCCAACAGCGACTGCCGCTGTCGATGCTGCGTGTCAGCAACACCGTAGAGACCACCACGCAACTCTTCCTATCGGCCAGTGAAAGCCAGCGCCAGTGGTTGAGCCGGCTACTAAAACTACGCGGCGTCGGCGACGATAAGTGTATGCTGGTCTACGGCATCACCGGTGACAAACGTGCCAACCGAGCACACTACCGCCAGCTCAAGCGTTTGCTGCGCCAGTTCGGTGGCGTCAATACTGGCCAACACCTCGGCAAGAAGTGGGCGCAGAAGCGCTTCACCTTCCCCTACCTGCGCGAAACCCTCTGGCAAATGGGCTACGCCATCGACACCCTAGAGACCGCCACCAACTGGTCCAATGTCGCGCCATTGACCGAGAAAATAGAGTCTAGCCTGCGCAGCGGCCTCGAACCCTTCGGCAGCAAGGCCCACGTCTTCACCCACCTCTCCCATCTCTATGGCGACGGCGCCAGCATCTATACCACCTACCTATTCCCCGTTGCCGACAGCTACGACGAGACCTATCGCCGCTGGCAGCGCCTGAAACAGTCAACCTCTCGCCTCATCGTCGATAACAACGCCACCATCAGCCATCAGCACGGTGTCGGCGCCGATCACGCGCCCTATTTACCCCGTGAAAAAGGCGAGCATGTGATCACCTCGCTGCGCCACTGCTTTGACTACTTCGACCCGGAGCAACAACTCAACCCCGGCAAACTATTCAAGGCCCTCGACAACACTCCGCCGTCATCAACAAGCGAGGCCAATACGCACCAGAGCAGTAGCCCTGATGCCTCCGTTCAGCAAGAGCTGCAGCTGACGGAATCGTCGCAATGA
- a CDS encoding glycerol-3-phosphate dehydrogenase/oxidase — translation MTGARTLSRSASEVRRALKHEATNHYDLVVIGGGITAAGVFHLAAAQGLKVLLLEQQDFAWGTSSRSSKMVHGGLRYLASAQWRLTRDSTRQRELLLRELPGLVELMPFMMMHKAGEFPPAPLFHGLLSLYDKLAGCRYHRPLSLDTAKDWLDGFAFDDINAVSLFADGVTDDARLVLRLLQDGVLAGGQALNYAKVSSLTQTGDNVSGVRLQLGEQAFNVSAHCVINATGSWAAQLHPLSGGQLRPLRGSHLVFPFERLPIPACLSFFHPKDKRPVFAYPWQGSTVIGTTDLDHRQDLAGEPGISRTEIDYLMQLTREFFPGHQLTEKDVISCWSGVRPIFSDGAQQSPSKESREHHIWSKPGLISVTGGKLTSYHLMAQEVLQQVGEQQPQLRIKAGHAAFSRPTQGYAEKRLTGYFGHFAPAISAMSGQEKIGVSHYQWRELAWSAEHESVHHLDDLLLRRSRLALLLGRDVLRYRQQILSLCRRALSWSAERADSEWQRFEEIFARHYQLPSKESIHG, via the coding sequence ATGACCGGTGCCAGAACGCTCAGCCGCAGCGCTAGTGAAGTACGTCGCGCACTAAAACATGAGGCAACGAATCACTACGACTTAGTCGTCATCGGTGGTGGCATCACCGCCGCCGGTGTCTTCCACCTCGCTGCCGCGCAGGGCCTGAAAGTGCTATTACTCGAGCAGCAAGACTTTGCCTGGGGCACCTCCAGTCGCTCGTCAAAAATGGTGCACGGCGGCCTGCGTTACCTAGCCAGCGCTCAGTGGCGGCTGACCCGAGATAGCACTCGGCAGCGCGAACTGCTGCTTCGCGAGCTGCCCGGTCTCGTCGAGCTGATGCCCTTCATGATGATGCACAAGGCCGGAGAATTCCCCCCAGCCCCGCTGTTTCACGGCCTGTTATCGCTGTATGACAAGCTCGCCGGTTGCCGCTACCATCGCCCGCTGAGCTTAGACACCGCCAAGGACTGGCTCGACGGCTTTGCCTTTGATGACATCAACGCCGTCAGCCTGTTCGCCGACGGTGTCACCGACGATGCCAGACTCGTGCTCAGGCTACTGCAGGATGGCGTCTTGGCCGGGGGACAGGCGCTCAACTACGCCAAGGTCAGCTCACTGACCCAGACCGGCGACAATGTCTCCGGTGTTCGTCTACAGCTTGGCGAGCAGGCGTTCAATGTTTCCGCCCACTGTGTCATCAACGCCACCGGCAGCTGGGCGGCACAGTTACACCCTCTCTCCGGCGGACAGTTACGACCGCTGCGCGGTAGCCACCTAGTGTTTCCCTTCGAGCGTCTACCGATTCCGGCCTGCCTGTCCTTCTTCCACCCAAAAGACAAGCGCCCCGTCTTCGCCTACCCCTGGCAGGGCTCCACCGTCATCGGCACCACCGATCTCGATCACCGACAAGACCTTGCCGGCGAACCCGGCATTAGTCGAACAGAAATCGACTACCTGATGCAACTGACACGTGAGTTTTTCCCCGGTCATCAGTTGACGGAGAAAGACGTCATCAGCTGCTGGAGCGGCGTGCGCCCGATCTTCAGTGACGGTGCTCAGCAAAGTCCGTCCAAGGAGTCTCGCGAACACCACATCTGGTCCAAACCCGGTCTCATCTCGGTCACCGGCGGCAAACTCACCAGCTACCATCTGATGGCACAGGAGGTTCTGCAGCAGGTCGGCGAACAGCAACCACAACTGCGTATAAAAGCGGGCCACGCCGCCTTCAGCCGTCCAACACAGGGCTATGCCGAGAAAAGATTGACGGGGTATTTTGGCCACTTTGCCCCCGCCATCTCCGCCATGAGCGGGCAAGAAAAAATTGGTGTCAGTCACTACCAGTGGCGCGAACTGGCCTGGTCGGCCGAACACGAGAGCGTACACCACCTCGACGACTTACTACTGCGTCGCAGCCGTCTCGCACTGCTGTTAGGCAGAGACGTTTTACGCTATCGTCAACAGATACTCTCACTGTGTCGCCGGGCACTATCCTGGTCGGCAGAGCGCGCCGACAGTGAATGGCAGCGCTTCGAGGAGATTTTTGCCCGCCATTATCAACTACCCAGTAAAGAAAGCATTCATGGATAA
- a CDS encoding FGGY-family carbohydrate kinase: MDNNKSTTASTGDWLLSIDNGTQSVRALVFDLKGQLVAESSIKLVPYESPQSGWCEQDGEYYWQKLCEACQALWQQGIDKNRIKGVAVTTQRGTMVPLDEQGKPLHAAILWLDQRRSDTSSPLGGLWGGLFTLLGLNETIDTFRGRAQPNWFYQQKPELWQQTYKFTFLSGFFHHRLSGEWVDSAGAQVGYLPFDYRQHRWAASWDWKWRALNIRPDQLLKLVDPGTLIGPITASASAQTGIPEGLPLIAAAADKACEVLGSGGQNDEIGCLSFGTTATINVTMKKYVEAVRFLPPYPSAIAGSYCSEVMLYRGFWMVSWFKEQFAQTEQVQAEAEGIETESLFDELVDSVPPGSMGLMLQPYWGPGVKQPGPEAKGSVIGFGDVHTRAHLYRAILEGLMFGLKEGLELIERRSGCRVKELRISGGGAQSDAAMQIAADIFGLTAVRAHTIETSGLGAAIDAAVGLGLHPDFDTAIAAMVRQGQRFEPDSEHQQMYQRLYREVYLNIYKKLQPLYSKIRDITGYPE; the protein is encoded by the coding sequence ATGGATAACAATAAATCAACGACAGCCTCAACAGGCGACTGGCTACTGAGCATCGATAACGGCACTCAGAGTGTTAGGGCCTTAGTGTTCGACCTAAAGGGGCAATTAGTGGCCGAGTCGTCAATCAAACTCGTGCCCTACGAATCGCCACAATCAGGCTGGTGCGAGCAGGACGGTGAATACTACTGGCAAAAACTCTGCGAGGCCTGCCAAGCACTCTGGCAGCAGGGCATCGATAAAAACAGAATCAAAGGGGTCGCCGTCACCACTCAACGCGGCACAATGGTACCGTTAGACGAACAAGGTAAGCCATTACACGCGGCGATTCTCTGGCTCGATCAGCGCCGCAGCGATACCAGTAGCCCTCTCGGCGGCCTCTGGGGGGGCCTGTTTACACTGCTCGGGCTCAACGAGACAATCGACACCTTCCGCGGACGAGCGCAACCCAACTGGTTCTATCAGCAAAAACCTGAATTGTGGCAGCAAACCTATAAATTCACCTTCCTGTCCGGTTTCTTCCATCACCGGCTGAGCGGCGAGTGGGTCGACTCGGCCGGTGCACAGGTCGGCTATCTGCCTTTCGATTATCGCCAACATCGCTGGGCTGCATCGTGGGATTGGAAGTGGCGCGCACTGAACATTCGCCCCGATCAACTACTCAAATTGGTCGACCCGGGTACCCTCATCGGGCCCATCACCGCGAGCGCCAGCGCGCAGACCGGTATCCCCGAAGGTCTACCGCTGATCGCCGCCGCCGCCGATAAAGCGTGTGAGGTGTTGGGCTCCGGCGGCCAGAACGACGAGATCGGCTGCCTCAGCTTCGGTACCACCGCGACCATCAACGTTACCATGAAAAAATACGTTGAAGCCGTGCGCTTCCTGCCCCCTTACCCCTCGGCAATCGCCGGTTCCTACTGCAGCGAAGTCATGCTCTACCGCGGTTTCTGGATGGTTAGTTGGTTCAAGGAGCAGTTTGCGCAAACCGAGCAGGTGCAAGCCGAGGCCGAAGGTATCGAGACGGAGAGTTTATTCGATGAGCTAGTCGACAGCGTCCCCCCCGGCTCGATGGGTTTAATGTTACAACCCTATTGGGGGCCAGGTGTAAAACAGCCGGGGCCCGAAGCCAAGGGCTCGGTGATCGGCTTTGGCGATGTACATACCCGTGCCCACCTCTACCGAGCCATCCTCGAAGGCTTAATGTTTGGCTTAAAAGAGGGCTTAGAATTGATCGAACGACGCAGTGGCTGCCGGGTAAAAGAGCTGCGAATCTCCGGCGGCGGTGCGCAGAGTGATGCCGCAATGCAGATCGCCGCCGACATCTTCGGTCTCACCGCCGTTCGCGCCCACACCATCGAGACCTCCGGCCTCGGTGCCGCCATCGATGCGGCTGTCGGCCTCGGCCTGCACCCCGACTTCGATACGGCCATCGCCGCGATGGTGCGTCAGGGGCAACGCTTTGAACCCGACAGCGAACACCAGCAGATGTACCAACGGCTGTACCGCGAAGTCTATCTCAACATCTATAAGAAGCTGCAACCACTCTACAGCAAGATCAGAGACATCACCGGTTACCCTGAGTAG
- the eat gene encoding ethanolamine permease, translating to MNAVFDRDYLAKRQLRGGTAGWLLLAGLGVSYVISGDFAGWNFGLAEAGWGGFAIATMLMAVMYFCLVLSLAEMSAAIPAAGGGYSFARQVMGPSGGFLTGLAVLIEYVLAPAAIVIFIGAAVEELIGVNGPIVYATFYALFILLHLAGTGEALKLMMAITALAVFAILATAMALLADFDSTRLFDIAPAVEGGSALLPYGWYGVWAALPFAMWLFLAVEGVPLAAEEAKDPAKDVPKGIIAAMLFLLFTALLVLFLLAGSAGAEAIAQSAIPLVDTLKLAGNDTLAKAVNLLGLAGLVASFFSIIYGYSRLVFALSRAGYLPTFLSLTSTRKAPTWALIVPGVLGFIASLSGEGDLMLAMAVVGATLSYALMALSHILLRLKQPDLPRPYRTPGGIFTSSVALLLALVALTGVYAFDPRAFYYTLLLYAMGAAYFFLYARKHLVVKTAAEEFAMLAKATEELETSDQHAAPLVN from the coding sequence ATGAATGCAGTATTTGATCGAGACTATCTGGCGAAGCGACAGCTGCGCGGTGGCACGGCGGGATGGTTGTTGTTAGCGGGCTTGGGGGTGTCCTATGTTATCTCCGGTGATTTTGCCGGCTGGAATTTTGGTCTCGCGGAGGCCGGCTGGGGTGGTTTTGCCATCGCCACGATGTTAATGGCGGTGATGTATTTTTGTCTGGTGTTATCGCTGGCCGAGATGTCGGCGGCGATTCCTGCCGCCGGTGGCGGTTACAGTTTCGCGCGACAAGTGATGGGCCCCAGTGGTGGTTTTCTCACCGGCCTCGCTGTTTTGATTGAGTATGTGTTGGCACCGGCGGCGATTGTCATCTTCATCGGCGCGGCGGTCGAAGAGCTGATCGGGGTGAATGGCCCGATCGTCTATGCGACGTTTTATGCTTTGTTTATTTTGCTGCACTTGGCCGGCACCGGGGAGGCGCTGAAACTGATGATGGCGATTACGGCGCTGGCGGTGTTTGCGATTTTAGCGACTGCGATGGCTCTGTTGGCGGACTTTGACAGTACCAGGTTGTTTGATATCGCGCCTGCGGTGGAGGGCGGCTCGGCATTGTTACCGTATGGTTGGTACGGGGTTTGGGCGGCGCTACCGTTTGCGATGTGGTTATTTTTAGCGGTGGAAGGGGTGCCGTTGGCAGCGGAAGAGGCCAAAGACCCAGCGAAAGATGTGCCCAAGGGAATTATTGCCGCGATGTTGTTCTTGTTGTTCACGGCGTTGCTGGTGCTGTTTTTGTTGGCTGGTTCGGCGGGGGCTGAGGCGATCGCACAGAGCGCGATTCCGCTAGTCGATACGTTAAAGTTAGCGGGCAATGATACCCTGGCCAAGGCGGTTAATCTCCTCGGGTTGGCGGGCTTGGTGGCGTCCTTCTTCTCGATTATTTACGGTTATAGTCGTTTAGTGTTTGCCCTCTCTCGGGCCGGCTATTTACCGACCTTCCTGTCGCTAACCAGTACACGAAAAGCACCAACTTGGGCGTTGATTGTGCCGGGCGTACTGGGCTTTATTGCCTCGTTGAGCGGTGAGGGAGATCTGATGTTGGCGATGGCGGTGGTCGGTGCCACGCTGTCCTACGCGCTGATGGCGCTGAGTCATATTTTACTGCGTTTGAAACAGCCAGACTTGCCACGCCCCTATCGTACCCCTGGCGGTATCTTCACCTCTTCTGTGGCCCTGCTGTTGGCATTGGTGGCACTGACAGGGGTTTATGCCTTTGATCCAAGAGCTTTCTATTACACGCTGCTGTTGTACGCTATGGGAGCGGCCTATTTCTTCCTCTATGCCCGAAAGCACCTGGTCGTGAAGACAGCGGCGGAAGAGTTTGCCATGCTGGCGAAGGCGACGGAAGAGCTCGAGACGAGTGATCAGCACGCTGCTCCACTGGTGAACTAA
- the eutC gene encoding ethanolamine ammonia-lyase subunit EutC, which produces MSEKKQVAQQLKTSAVTKNSWRSLRQFTDARIAQGRAGVSVPTEALLAFQLDHAKAQDAVHLPLDCAKLGTELSTLCGVKEPTLPMILHSQAEGRDQYLQRPDLGRCLSTQSQQRLQVLQAHTLAMHDLAVVVVDGLSSLAVSRHAQPIIKALYEQLQVDEQDWQLAPLTIVEQGRVAVGDEVGALLNARAVLVLIGERPGLSSPDSLGLYLTWAPEPGLHDARRNCISNVRAAGLSYGEAVSKLLYLLHESRRRQLSGVDLKERAESIVLP; this is translated from the coding sequence GTGAGTGAGAAAAAACAGGTGGCACAGCAGCTGAAAACTTCGGCAGTAACAAAAAACTCATGGCGCTCTCTGCGTCAATTTACCGATGCACGTATCGCCCAGGGACGTGCCGGTGTCAGCGTACCGACCGAGGCGTTGTTGGCTTTTCAGCTCGATCACGCCAAGGCGCAAGATGCCGTTCATCTGCCGTTGGATTGCGCCAAGCTGGGTACAGAGTTGTCGACACTCTGCGGTGTCAAAGAACCAACATTGCCAATGATTTTGCACAGTCAGGCGGAGGGGCGTGATCAGTACCTGCAGCGACCGGATTTAGGCCGATGTTTGTCGACGCAGTCGCAGCAGCGACTGCAGGTGTTGCAAGCGCATACTCTAGCGATGCATGACCTGGCCGTGGTGGTGGTAGATGGCCTGTCCTCGCTGGCGGTGAGTCGTCATGCGCAGCCGATAATTAAGGCGTTATACGAACAGCTGCAGGTCGATGAACAAGACTGGCAGTTGGCGCCGCTAACGATTGTCGAGCAGGGACGGGTGGCGGTTGGCGATGAGGTGGGTGCGCTGTTGAACGCGCGTGCGGTGTTGGTGTTGATTGGTGAGCGCCCGGGTCTCAGCTCACCCGATAGCCTGGGGCTCTACCTGACTTGGGCGCCAGAACCTGGGCTGCACGACGCGCGTCGCAACTGTATTTCTAACGTTAGAGCGGCGGGTTTGAGCTACGGGGAGGCGGTGAGCAAGTTGCTCTATCTGTTGCACGAGTCTCGTCGCCGGCAGCTGTCAGGTGTGGATTTAAAAGAGCGGGCGGAGTCGATCGTACTGCCATAA
- a CDS encoding ethanolamine ammonia-lyase subunit EutB, with protein MTSQYRHTVGHNCYSFDNLAEVMAKASPARSGDRLAGVAADSAEQRVVAQMVLAQLPLVTFLNEPLVPYEDDEVTRLIIDEHDAQAFAPIAHLTVGDFRNWLLSDAASSERLASVSAGLTPEMVAAVCKLMRNQDLILVAKKCRVVSAFRSTVGLEGRMSTRLQPNHPTDDMAGVAASLLDGLLYGSGDAVIGINPATDNVAQASKLLHFISDVIEHYQIPTQSCVLTHVSNTLELIEQGAPVDLVFQSIGGTEATNRSFGVDLAMLEEARQAALSLNRGTIGDNVMYFETGQGSALSAGAHHGLDQLSCEVRAYAVARKYRPLLVNSVVGFIGPEYLYDGREIIRAGLEDHFCGKLLGLPMGCDICYTNHAHTDQNDMDNLLTLLGVAGCSFIMGIPGADDIMLNYQSTSFHDALYIRSVLGLKPAPEFERWLAEMTIFSADGRYALKEELPAQLASNLLDLSARYES; from the coding sequence ATGACATCTCAGTATCGCCATACAGTGGGCCACAACTGTTATAGCTTCGATAATCTCGCAGAGGTGATGGCGAAGGCTTCTCCGGCCCGTTCAGGTGATCGGCTCGCCGGTGTCGCTGCGGACTCGGCAGAGCAGCGGGTCGTTGCACAGATGGTGTTGGCTCAGCTGCCTTTAGTGACCTTTCTCAATGAGCCATTAGTGCCCTATGAAGATGATGAAGTGACCAGGCTGATTATCGATGAGCACGATGCTCAGGCCTTTGCGCCGATTGCCCACCTCACCGTTGGCGATTTTCGCAACTGGTTACTGAGCGACGCGGCGAGCAGTGAACGGCTCGCCTCGGTGAGTGCGGGGCTGACCCCGGAGATGGTGGCGGCGGTGTGTAAGTTAATGCGCAATCAAGATCTCATCCTAGTGGCGAAAAAATGCCGCGTTGTCTCCGCCTTTCGTTCGACGGTTGGGTTAGAGGGGCGGATGTCGACGCGGCTACAGCCTAACCACCCGACTGATGATATGGCAGGGGTGGCAGCGAGCCTGCTGGATGGTTTGTTATACGGCAGTGGCGATGCCGTTATCGGCATCAACCCTGCGACCGATAATGTCGCTCAGGCGAGTAAGTTGTTGCACTTCATCAGCGATGTGATCGAGCATTATCAGATACCGACGCAATCCTGTGTGTTAACTCATGTCAGTAATACTCTCGAGCTGATCGAGCAGGGAGCACCGGTGGACCTGGTGTTTCAATCGATTGGCGGTACCGAGGCGACGAACCGCAGTTTTGGCGTTGATTTAGCGATGCTTGAGGAGGCGCGGCAGGCGGCGTTATCACTGAACCGAGGTACTATCGGAGACAATGTGATGTACTTTGAGACCGGCCAAGGCAGTGCGCTCTCGGCGGGCGCACATCACGGCCTCGACCAGCTCAGCTGTGAGGTAAGAGCCTATGCTGTGGCGAGAAAGTACAGGCCGTTGTTGGTTAATTCTGTGGTCGGCTTTATCGGCCCGGAATACCTTTACGACGGCCGAGAGATTATTCGCGCCGGCTTAGAGGATCATTTTTGCGGCAAGTTGCTGGGGCTGCCGATGGGCTGCGATATCTGCTATACCAATCATGCCCACACGGATCAGAACGATATGGATAACCTGCTGACGCTACTTGGCGTCGCCGGTTGCAGCTTCATCATGGGCATACCGGGTGCCGATGACATCATGCTGAACTATCAATCGACGTCGTTTCACGATGCGCTCTATATCCGTAGCGTGTTGGGGCTCAAACCTGCACCAGAATTTGAACGCTGGCTCGCCGAGATGACGATCTTTTCGGCAGACGGTCGTTACGCGCTCAAGGAAGAGCTGCCGGCTCAGCTCGCTTCCAACCTATTAGACCTCAGTGCGAGGTATGAGTCGTGA